GAAGTCGCCCTCCGGCATGCCCGGCGTGCAGACGCTGGTGCCGGTGATGCTCAATCACGTGAACGAGGGCCGCCTCTCGCTTCAGCGTTTCGTGGACCTGACATCGGCCGGCCCGCAGCGCATCTTCGGCATGTCCCGCAAGGGCCGCCTCGCGGTCGGCTACGACGCCGACCTCACCATCGTCGACATGTCGGCGGAGCGCACCATCGAGGATAAATGGATCGCCTCGAAATGCGGCTGGACGCCTTACAACGGCATGAAGGTCAAAGGCTGGCCCATCGGCACCGTCGTCCGCGGCCACCGCGCCATGTGGGAAGACGAACTCCACGCCGAAGCGACCGGCGAACCGATCACCTTCGTCGAGAACCTCCCGCGTCATTGAGCGAAACCACTTGAATGCTTGTCATTGCCGGGCTTGACCCGGCAATCCAGAAGCCGCGCAAGCGGCGTCGCCCTTCACGAGACTCGTGCTGCTTCCGCAAGCCTCAGTGAATCGTCGCCACGAAATCCGCCCGGATCAGCTCGCTAGGATGGATCACCCGCCGCGTGCCGACGCGCACCGAATGGATCGGTCCCTCAAGCTCCCGCGACCAGAAGTCGAGAAACTTGCTCAGCGCCGGATATTTCGGTTCGAGGTCGTAATCCTGCCAGAGATAGCTCTGCAGCAGCTTCGGATGGTCGGGCATCCGGTAGAGAATTTCGGCTGTCACCAGTCGGTAGCCTTCGATCAGCTTCTTCAGTTCCGAAACCTGTTTCACGCAACGCCTCCAGACCGAACAATCCAGAACAGAACATGTGTCAGTGAATCGTAGTCACCAAAATTACACACGTCGATATTGACAAACGCTGAGGTAAGCCGATTCGTTCAATAAAATCAGTGGCTTGGCACTCTCGCCCCTTGGTGAGTGCCAGCCGTCTCCCGCGCCGCCGCAGGTCCGTCCCTCGGCTGCTTGACCCCGCGCCGGATTTGGGTTCGTTTGTCGCCACAACAGGCACAAAAAACGCCACCCGGAGCCGTCAAACAGGAAGCCCTATCTCATGACCGATACGTTCCGCGCCATCCGTGTCTCCAAGGGCGAAGCCGGCCCGAAGGCCGATTTCGTGAACCTCACCGAAGCCGATCTGATGGAAGGCGACGTCACGGTCGCGGTCGATTATTCGACGGTGAACTACAAGGACGGCCTCGCCCTCACAGGCAAGGCGCCGATCATCCGCTCCTTCCCGCTCATCCCGGGTATCGACTTCTCCGGCAAGGTCGAAAAATCTTCCCATGCCGGTTTCAAGCCCGGCGACCGCGTCGTGCTGAACGGCTACGGCGTCGGCGAAGGCCATAATGGCGGCTATGCACAGAAGGCGCGCGTGAAGGGCGACTGGCTGGTGAAGCTCCCCGACGCGATCTCGAATGAGCGCGCCATGGCCATTGGCACCGCCGGCTACACCTCCATGCTCTGCGTCCTCGCGCTGGAGAAAAACGGCGTCACCCCGGACAAGGGCGACGTGCTGGTCACCGGCGCCGCGGGCGGCGTCGGCTCGGTCGCCATCGCGCTCCTCTCCAAGCTCGGCTACCGCGTCATCGCCTCCACCGGCCGCGCCTCGGAAGCCGATTACCTGAAATCCCTCGGCGCCTCGGACATCATCGACCGCAATGAACTCTCGGCGCCGGGCAAGCCCATCGGCAAGGAACGCTGGGCAGGCGCCGTCGATGCCGTCGGCAGCCACACGCTGGCAAACGTCCTCGCCATGACGAAATATGGCGGCGCTGTCGCTGCCTGCGGTCTTGCGCAGGGCATGGACCTCCCCGCTTCCGTCGCGCCTTTCATCCTGCGTGGCGTCACGCTCGCCGGCATCGACAGCGTCATGGCGCCGATGGAAAAGCGCGTCGAAGCTTACAAGCGCCTCGCCACCGATCTCGACATGAAGAAGCTCGACGCCATGAGCTTCCGCGCGAAGCTCGACGACGTGCCGAAGCTCGCGGAAGAAATCATCGCCGGTCATGTGCGTGGCCGCGCCATTGTCGATGTGAATGCGTAAGCGGAGCCGGGCCTCGAGATGACAAAACCTGAAGTGAACCTGCCGCCGTTCCGTTTCCCGAACTATGTCGAGCCGAGGCTCGAGATCGAGCATCGCGCCGATGGGTCGATCGTGATGCGCAATCCGCATCCCTTGCGCGGCGCGCCGGAAAATCTCATCGCGCCGATCCGCAAATGGGCGGTCGAAGCGCCGGATCGCGTCTGGCTCGGCAAGCGGAAAGCTGCAAAAGAAGGCTATGGCGAGTGGGAACTTCTCACTTATGCCGAAACAGACCGCAAGACCCGCGCCATCGCGCAGGCGCTGCTCGATCGCGGCCTCGATCAGTCTTCTCCGGTGATGATCCTCTCCGGCAATTCCATCGAACATGCGCTCATGACCTATGGCGCGATCCTCGCGGGCGTTCCCGTCGCGCCGGTCTCGCCCTCCTACAGCACCATGAGCACCGATTTCGACAAGCTCCGCTACGTCTTCGATCTCGTCGAACCGAAGCTCATCTTCATGCAGGAAGCCGCGCCCTTTGAACGCGGCCTCGCGGCGCTCAATCTCGATGGCGTCGAACTCGTCACCGTCGATGGGTCGCGCGGCACCGCCTTCGCCGATCTTCTCGCCACCGCGCCGGGCGATGCGGTGGAGGAAAGCTACGCGCGCCTGAACTACGACATGGTCGCGAAATATCTCTTCACCTCCGGCTCCACCGGCATGCCGAAAGCCGTCATCACCACGCAGCGCATGATGTGCGTGAATTCGGTGATGCCGAAAAGCGTGACGCTGGAAGAAGAAAACGAGGAGCCCTCCGTCCTTCTCAACTGGCTCCCCTGGAACCATTGCTTCGGCGGCAACGCTATCCTGAATAATCTGCTCGTCTCCGGCGGCACGCTCTATATCGACGGCGGCCGCCCCGTCCCCGGCGGCTTCGCGGAGACGGTGCAGAACCTTCGCGAGATCGCGCCCACCGCCTATTCCAATGTCCCCGCCGCCTACACCATGCTGGTGGACGAGCTGGAAAACGACGAGGCGCTGGCGAAGAATTTCTTCTCGCGCATCCGCACCCTTGCCTATGGCGGCGCTGCCCTGAGCCAGGATCTCTACGACCGCATCCAGAAGGTCGCTATCCGCACCGTGGGCGAGCGCATCGTCTTCTCGTCCGGGTACGGCGCCACCGAAACCGCGCCGACCATCTGCAACGTCCATTGGCCGACCGAGCGCATGGGGCTTCTCGGCCTGCCGCTGCCCGGCATCGAACTGAAGCTCGCCCCCGTCGGCCAGAAGATGGAAGTTCGTGTGCGCGGCGAGTGCATCACGAAGGGCTACTACAAGAACGAGGAGAAAACGCGCGACGCCTATGACGAGGAAGGCTTCTACCGCCTCGGCGACGGCGCCCGCTTCCTCGATCCGGAAAACCCGCTCGAAGGTCTCGTCTTCGACGGGCGCGTGGCCGAAGACTTCAAGCTCTCCACCGGCACATGGGTAAGCGCGGGCAAGCTCCGCGTCGATGTCGTCGCTGGCTCGAACGGTGTCCTGTCCGACGCGCTGGTCGCCGGTCTCGACCGCGCCTTCATCGGCATCCTCGGCTTCCCCAACATTCCCGCCTGCCGCAACATCGCGGGCGATCCCTCGCTTGCCGCCGAAGACCTGATCCGTCATCCAGCCGTGCTGGAGCGTCTCGCCGAAGGCATGCGCATGCACAACAAGGGCAATCCCGGCTCAAGCACCCGCATCGTCCGTGCGCTGCTCATGGCCGAGCCGCCCAGCGTCGATGCGGGCGAGCTCACCGACAAGGGC
Above is a window of Parvibaculum lavamentivorans DS-1 DNA encoding:
- a CDS encoding AMP-binding protein, with product MTKPEVNLPPFRFPNYVEPRLEIEHRADGSIVMRNPHPLRGAPENLIAPIRKWAVEAPDRVWLGKRKAAKEGYGEWELLTYAETDRKTRAIAQALLDRGLDQSSPVMILSGNSIEHALMTYGAILAGVPVAPVSPSYSTMSTDFDKLRYVFDLVEPKLIFMQEAAPFERGLAALNLDGVELVTVDGSRGTAFADLLATAPGDAVEESYARLNYDMVAKYLFTSGSTGMPKAVITTQRMMCVNSVMPKSVTLEEENEEPSVLLNWLPWNHCFGGNAILNNLLVSGGTLYIDGGRPVPGGFAETVQNLREIAPTAYSNVPAAYTMLVDELENDEALAKNFFSRIRTLAYGGAALSQDLYDRIQKVAIRTVGERIVFSSGYGATETAPTICNVHWPTERMGLLGLPLPGIELKLAPVGQKMEVRVRGECITKGYYKNEEKTRDAYDEEGFYRLGDGARFLDPENPLEGLVFDGRVAEDFKLSTGTWVSAGKLRVDVVAGSNGVLSDALVAGLDRAFIGILGFPNIPACRNIAGDPSLAAEDLIRHPAVLERLAEGMRMHNKGNPGSSTRIVRALLMAEPPSVDAGELTDKGYINQSVALGRRAALVEKLYADPPGNDVVVV
- a CDS encoding MDR family oxidoreductase — encoded protein: MTDTFRAIRVSKGEAGPKADFVNLTEADLMEGDVTVAVDYSTVNYKDGLALTGKAPIIRSFPLIPGIDFSGKVEKSSHAGFKPGDRVVLNGYGVGEGHNGGYAQKARVKGDWLVKLPDAISNERAMAIGTAGYTSMLCVLALEKNGVTPDKGDVLVTGAAGGVGSVAIALLSKLGYRVIASTGRASEADYLKSLGASDIIDRNELSAPGKPIGKERWAGAVDAVGSHTLANVLAMTKYGGAVAACGLAQGMDLPASVAPFILRGVTLAGIDSVMAPMEKRVEAYKRLATDLDMKKLDAMSFRAKLDDVPKLAEEIIAGHVRGRAIVDVNA
- a CDS encoding usg protein — its product is MKQVSELKKLIEGYRLVTAEILYRMPDHPKLLQSYLWQDYDLEPKYPALSKFLDFWSRELEGPIHSVRVGTRRVIHPSELIRADFVATIH